Proteins from a genomic interval of Aspergillus flavus chromosome 7, complete sequence:
- a CDS encoding ferric reductase: MMSMDEESSGGLPWLDMPVMFHSSRADTCKMTPEQCAYRSGHWRYWYEADHVYSLNTVYFLCATIGFFTIVHFLSKYAPVQARRSGIWRKTTAVGRYLAYKGYQLPAIRYCSPSLGVMLLGIIGTIFFFAMTLGPKPYYWPNTKDGTVSYGNSPPIATRTGWMALALLPFVLALGTKANLISALTGVPHEKLQVYHHWTSYAMFVLALIHTFPFIVFNIWKGQMVEKWNTSVVYWTGVAALITQAYLTFMSLPSIRNRYYEFFKATHFLVALLFLLFFFFHCDFRLTSWDYFVAGGAIYLFSLFAAWTRTHLINGRHSATIDLLPCGFVRIRIPTIMSWRPGQHVFIRFFSPQLGLHCLTAHPFTICSLSHDPDKVGKASEIVFYVKPRHGITARLAKIAAKSPVFSQTVLLEGPYGGISDTASPAEFDTVLVIAGGSGGGFSLAIVEEALRVYGNMPDLQQRNIQVVFATRNSKVAEWYREEIGDRVSMYDVPDKRISVSIHDTSLEQAEKPVSAPGDKEPSNEITDEIEPALSEKGHDVAATNKHMSTVVHGPRPDLPCLINTATSTGSHRMAIFACGPASMLHDVRNAAAEAQKRALRGGAEVYLHTESFSW; this comes from the exons ATGATGTCCATGGATGAAGAGTCCAGCGGCGGTCTGCCATGGCTGGACATGCCGGTCATGTTTCACTCATCTAGGGCCGATACATGCAAGATGACACCGGAACAATGTGCCTATCGGTCAGGACACTGGAGATATTG GTACGAAGCAGACCACGTTTATTCGTTAAATACAgtatatttcctttgtgCGACCATCGGATTCTTTACAATAGTCCATTTTCTCTCGAAGTATGCACCAGTACAAGCAAGACGAAGCGGCATATGGCGAAAGACGACGGCCGTTGGGCGATACCTCGCATACAAAGGTTACCAACTACCTGCAATTCGGTACTGTTCTCCTTCGTTGGGCGTTATGCTCCTGGGTATCATAGGcacaatcttcttctttg CCATGACGCTCGGTCCTAAACCTTACTACTGGCCTAACACGAAAGATGGGACAGTCTCTTATGGAAATAGTCCGCCTATCGCAACTCGAACTGGGTGGATGGCATTGGCATTACTGCCTTTTGTTCT GGCTCTGGGCACCAAAGCCAACCTTATATCAGCATTGACTGGAGTGCCTCATGAAAAGCTTCAG GTCTATCATCATTGGACCAGCTATGCCATGTTTGTCCTGGCTTTGATACATACCTTCCCATTCATAGTCTTCAATATCTGGAAAGGTCAGATGGTCGAGAAATGGAACACCAGCGTAGTCTACTGGACAGGAGTTGCGGCCTTGATTACGCAGGCTTATCTCACATTTATGTCCTTGCCATCTATTCG AAATCGATATTATGAATTTTTCAAGGCAACCCACTTCCTAGTTGCACtactcttccttctctttttcttctttcactGTGACTTCCGCCTTACTTCCTG GGACTATTTCGTTGCCGGAGGCGCAATATATCTTTTCAGTCTATTTGCGGCATGGACCCGCACCCATCTCATCAATGGCCGTCACTCAGCAACAATCGACCTCCTCCCTTGCGGGTTTGTACGAATCAGAATCCCGACAATCATGTCCTGGCGACCAGGTCAGCACGTCTTCATTCGATTCTTCAGCCCGCAGCTAGGCTTGCACTGCCTAACAGCGCACCCGTTTACCATCTGCTCCTTATCGCATGACCCAGACAAGGTCGGCAAAGCATCTGAGATTGTCTTCTATGTCAAGCCCCGCCACGGCATCACGGCACGTCTGGCAAAGATAGCCGCTAAGAGCCCCGTATTCTCCCAGACCGTGCTTTTAGAAGGTCCTTATGGTGGGATATCCGATACTGCTTCTCCCGCTGAATTTGATACTGTTCTTGTCATCGCTGGTGGTTCCGGCGGTGGGTTTTCTCTCGCTATCGTCGAAGAAGCTCTAAGAGTATATGGTAATATGCCAGACCTCCAACAACGCAATATCCAAGTCGTTTTCGCCACACGGAATAGCAAAGTAGCCGAGTGGTACAGGGAGGAAATTGGAGATAGGGTCTCCATGTACGACGTACCAGACAAAAGAATATCCGTTTCCATTCATGATACCTCGTTAGAGCAGGCTGAAAAGCCAGTGTCTGCACCTGGAGACAAAGAACCATCTAACGAGATCACCGATGAGATTGAGCCTGCCTTATCGGAGAAAGGGCATGATGTTGCAGCAACAAACAAGCACATGAGCACAGTTGTACATGGTCCTCGACCTGATCTTCCTTGTCTTATCAATACAGCTACGTCAACTGGTAGCCACAGAATGGCTATCTTTGCGTGCGGTCCTGCGTCCATGTTACATGACGTTCGGAATGCGGCTGCTGAGGCGCAAAAGCGGGCGCTGAGAGGAGGCGCTGAGGTCTATTTACATACAGAATCATTTTC GTGGTGA
- a CDS encoding 60S ribosomal protein uL30: MASTATTVPTQDHVLVPETLLKKRKSQEQARAVAREEAEKKKAASKEKRAAIFKRAESYVKEYRDAEREKIRLARVARKEGNFYVPEEPKLVFVIRIKGINKISPQPRKILQLLRLLQINNGTFVRLTKATQEMLTIINPYIAYGYPNLKSIRELIYKRGYGKVNKQRVAISDNQIIEENLGKYGIVCVEDLIHEIYTVGPNFKQANNFLWPFKLSNPTGGFHKRKFKHFIEGGDYGNREENINALIRQMN; encoded by the exons ATGGCCTCTACTGCTAC CACCGTCCCCACTCAGGACCATGTCCTCGTCCCCGAGACTCTCctgaagaagcgcaagagcCAGGAGCAGGCTCGCGCTGTCGCCCGtgaggaggctgagaagaagaaggcc GCCAGCAAGGAGAAGCGTGCCGCCATCTTCAAGCGCGCCGAGTCCTACGTCAAGGAGTACCGCGATGCTGAGCGTGAGAAGATCCGCCTTGCCCGCGTTGCTCGCAAGGAGGGTAACTTCTACGTTCCTGAGGAGCCCAAGCTTGTCTTCGTTATCCGTATCAAGGG TATCAACAAGATCTCTCCCCAGCCCCGCAAGATCCTGCAGCTCCTCCGTCTGCTCCAGATCAACAACGGCACCTTCGTTCGCCTTACCAAGGCTACCCAGGAGATGCTGACCATCATCAACCCCTACATCGCCTACGGTTACCCCAACCTCAAGAGCATCCGTGAGCTCATCTACAAGCGCGGTTACGGAAAGGTCAACAAGCAGCGCGTTGCCATCTCCGACAACCAGATCATCGAGGAGAACCTCGGCAAGTACGGCATCGTCTGTGTTGAGGATCTGATCCACGAGATCTACACCGTTGGCCCCAACTTCAAGCAGGCCAACAACTTCCTCTGGCCCTTCAAGCTCTCCAACCCCACTGGTGGCTTCCACAAGCGCAAGTTCAAGCACTTCATTGAGGGTGGTGACTATGGTAACCGTGAGGAGAACATCAACGCCCTCATCCGCCAGATGAACTAG